In a single window of the Zonotrichia leucophrys gambelii isolate GWCS_2022_RI chromosome 2, RI_Zleu_2.0, whole genome shotgun sequence genome:
- the NDUFV2 gene encoding NADH dehydrogenase [ubiquinone] flavoprotein 2, mitochondrial: protein MLLCAALRAAAARSARQIRYLHGTAERNASGALFVHRDSPENNPDTPFEFTPDNLKRIEAIINNYPEGHKSAAVMAVLDLAQRQHGWLPISAMNRVAEVLDMPPMRVYEVATFYTMYNRKPVGKYHIQVCTTTPCMLRDSDSILEAIKKKLGIKVGETTSDKLFTLTEVECLGACVNAPMVQINDNYYEDLTPKDIEDIIDDLKLCKVPKPGPRSGRFSCEPAGGLTSLTEPPKGPGFGVRDDL from the exons ATGCTCCTGTGCGCTGCTCTGCGCGCCGCTGCCGCACGCTCG GCAAGGCAGATCCGATACTTGCATGGAACAGCTGAGCGCAATGCCTCTGGAGCCTTATTTGTG CATAGAGACAGTCCTGAAAACAATCCAGATACTCCATTTGAGTTCACACCTGATAACCTAAAg CGAATAGAAGCGATCATAAACAACTACCCAGAGGGACACAAGTCTGCAGCTGTCATGGCAGTACTGGATTTGGCCCAAAGACAGCATGGATGGCTGCCCATATCGGCTATGAACAGG GTGGCTGAAGTTTTAGACATGCCTCCCATGAGAGTCTACGAAGTAGCAACCTTCTACACCATGTACAATCGCAAACCTGTTGGGAAATACCACATCCAGGTCTGCACCACCACGCCGTGCATGCTGCGAGACTCTGACAGCATTTTAGAGGCCATTAAGAAGAAACTTG GTATTAAAGTTGGGGAAACAACATCTGATAAGCTCTTCACGCTGACAGAAGTGGAATGTTTAGGTGCTTGTGTAAACGCACCAATGGTACAAATAAATGACAATTACTAT gaggATTTGACACCCAAAGATATTGAAGACATAATTGATGACCTGAAGCTTTGCAAAGTTCCCAAACCAGGCCCAAG gAGTGGACGTTTTTCTTGTGAGCCAGCTGGTGGCCTTACTTCCCTGACTGAACCACCCAAAGGACCAGGTTTTGGAGTTCGAGATGATCTCTAA